A window of Bos taurus isolate L1 Dominette 01449 registration number 42190680 breed Hereford chromosome 19, ARS-UCD2.0, whole genome shotgun sequence contains these coding sequences:
- the AATK gene encoding serine/threonine-protein kinase LMTK1 isoform X2 has protein sequence MLPECVCLRLPGMLRSSQAKTAPHSASSPGRPPCPWWPCPSPGSSPSLPSCWPACAEFENAEGEEYAADFSAQGSPATAAQNGPDVYVLPLTEVSLPMAKQPGRSVQLLKSTDLGRHSLLYLEEIGHGWFGKVFLGEVNSGISSTQVVVKELKASASVQEQMQFLEEAQPYRALQHSNLLQCLAQCAEVTPYLLVMEFCPMGDLKGYLRSCRVAEAMAPDPLTLQRMACEVACGVLHLHRNNFVHSDLALRNCLLTADLTVKIGDYGLSHGKYREDYFVTADQLWVPLRWIAPELVDEVHCNLLVVDQTKASNVWSLGVTIWELFELGAQPYPHHSDRQVLAYAVREQQLKLPKPQLQLTLSDRWYEVMQFCWLQPEQRPTAEEVHLLLSYLCAKGATEAEEEFERRWRSLRPGGGSAGAGLGVAGLALGGTGELLATSSFPLLEQFAGDGFHAEGDDVLTVTETSHGLNFEYKWEAGRGAEAFPPPEGALSPGRDARLQELCVPDGAPPGVVPVLSAHSPSVGSEYFIRLEDPAPAADHDPDCTGCAPSTLAAALRPDGSDHDDDSDGSTAASLVMEPLLGHAPPADGPWGHCDYYPCKSRARDLSCASRSPSPETPMLAEPGAEDIDWGVGAFCPAFFEDPLGTSPSRSSGDRLSPGGEELGEAEASRAAQYRHWSSNVSANNNSGSRAPESWVSGLSGYTDCCPGMKQTLWPVPELGHPLTPEDPRESLLGPKGASLGQELGHCLGLSHLYPAEGLTPAPCLVASPWTEAAISGGDSPQAEPRLAEEAEGSAGLQLPLPSIPSPSQEGAPLPAEEASTPPTLPASPTPTGSQAPATEPAQTRDSGSSSPELEAPRSEDEDTTEATSGVFTDLSSDGPQAEKLDVTPAFRSLQKQVGTPDSLDSLDIPSSASDGGCEVFSPSAVSTPGGQLRALDSGYDTENYESPEFILKESHEPCEPEAFGELASEGESPGPETRLSASLGGLSEKNPYRDSAYFSDLDTEPEPPVGPKEKHGGVPVPRPEPDLDSPKSPRLQSAQPSPELGVPGEAQGTGPRQVPPLPLSLSLPEDSSPEPSACPTDPGREPPWPQDPAQVPPMPSPVSSKIFLLTPVRPSSESHRPELQETLGLLSGSNLQERTGGPGASRTPLCLALPGLPVAPEGRPEEEEEDSEDSDESDEELRCYSIQEPSEESEEEVPPVPVVVAESQSARNLRSLLKMPSLLSEAFCEDLERKKKAVSFFDDVTVYLFDQESPTRELGEPFPGAKESPPTFPVGSPGSPSASCRPRRADPSPEGPATEQDGEFEWNDGLMLSSAQEPASRIPAETPKSVAPSPFSRFTVSPAPASRFSITHVSDSDSGSVGGPTAGAGGSCKEA, from the exons TGCAGCTGCTCAAGTCCACAGACCTGGGGCGGCACAGCCTTCTGTACCTGGAGGAGATTGGACACGGCTGGTTCGGGAAG GTATTCCTGGGGGAGGTGAACTCGGGCATCAGCAGCACCCAGGTGGTGGTAAAGGAGCTGAAGGCGAGCGCCAGTGTGCAAGAGCAGATGCAGTTCCTGGAGGAGGCGCAGCCCTACAG GGCCCTGCAGcacagcaacctgctccagtgccTGGCCCAGTGTGCTGAGGTGACGCCCTACCTGCTGGTGATGGAGTTCTGCCCAATG GGGGACCTCAAGGGCTACCTGCGGAGCTGTCGGGTGGCCGAGGCCATGGCGCCCGACCCCCTGACCCTGCAGCGCATGGCCTGCGAGGTGGCCTGTGGCGTCCTGCATCTGCATCGCAACAACTTCGTGCACAG TGACCTGGCTTTGAGAAACTGTCTGCTCACGGCTGATCTGACGGTCAAGATCGGCGACTACGGCCTGTCTCACGGCAAATACAGG GAGGACTACTTCGTGACGGCTGACCAGCTCTGGGTGCCGCTGCGCTGGATCGCACCTGAGCTGGTGGACGAGGTGCATTGCAATCTGCTGGTGGTGGACCAGACCAAGGCCAGCAACGTGTG GTCCCTGGGCGTGACCATCTGGGAACTCTTCGAACTGGGAGCGCAGCCCTACCCCCACCACTCGGACCGGCAGGTGCTGGCCTATGCTGTCCGAGAACAGCAGCTTAAGCTGCCCAAGCCTCAGCTGCAGCTGACTCTCTCCGACCGCTG GTACGAGGTGATGCAATTCTGCTGGCTGCAGCCTGAGCAGCGGCCAACGGCCGAGGAGGTGCACTTGCTGCTGTCCTATCTGTGCGCCAAGGGCGCCACCGAGGCAGAGGAGGAATTCGAGCGGCGCTGGCGCTCACTGCGGCCCGGTGGGGGCAGCGCGGGTGCCGGGCTAGGGGTGGCAGGCCTGGCCCTGGGGGGCACGGGTGAGCTGCTCGCCACCTCCTCCTTCCCGCTGCTGGAGCAGTTCGCTGGCGACGGCTTCCACGCGGAGGGCGACGACGTGCTGACAGTGACTGAGACCAGCCATGGCCTCAACTTTGAGTACAAGTGGGAAGCGGGCCGCGGCGCCGAGGCCTTTCCGCCACCAGAGGGCGCCCTGAGCCCGGGCCGAGACGCGCGCCTGCAGGAGCTCTGTGTCCCGGATGGCGCGCCCCCGGGCGTGGTGCCTGTGCTCAGCGCTCACAGCCCCTCGGTGGGCAGTGAGTACTTCATCCGCCTGGAAGACCCTGCGCCTGCCGCGGACCATGACCCCGACTGCACTGGCTGTGCCCCCAGCACGCTTGCCGCCGCGCTGCGCCCCGATGGTAGTGACCACGATGATGACTCTGACGGGAGCACGGCCGCGTCGCTGGTCATGGAGCCGCTGCTCGGCCACGCGCCGCCCGCGGATGGCCCCTGGGGCCACTGTGACTACTACCCATGCAAGAGCCGCGCCCGTGACCTGTCCTGCGCCTCCCGCTCACCCTCACCGGAGACACCGATGCTGGCGGAGCCTGGAGCCGAGGATATCGACTGGGGTGTGGGGGCCTTCTGCCCCGCGTTCTTTGAGGACCCACTGGGCACATCCCCCTCGCGGAGCTCTGGGGACCGACTATCTCCAGgtggggaggagctgggggaggctGAGGCGTCCAGAGCCGCCCAGTATAGACACTGGAGCTCCAACGTTTCTGCCAACAACAACAGCGGCAGTCGAGCACCGGAATCCTGGGTCTCAGGCCTCTCAGGCTACACGGACTGCTGCCCTGGTATGAAGCAGACTTTGTGGCCCGTCCCTGAGCTGGGCCATCCTCTGACCCCAGAGGATCCCAGAGAGTCTCTCCTTGGGCCAAAGGGGGCCTCCTTGGGTCAGGAGCTGGGCCACTGCCTTGGCCTCTCCCATCTGTATCCTGCTGAGGGCCTGACACCTGCCCCCTGCCTGGTTGCCTCTCCCTGGACAGAGGCAGCCATAAGTGGGGGTGACAGCCCCCAGGCAGAGCCCAGGCTTGCAGAGGAGGCTGAGGGCTCTGCTGGACTCCAACTGCCCCTTCCCTCCATCCCATCCCCATCCCAAGAGGGAGCCCCACTTCCTGCTGAGGAGGCCAGCACCCCGCCCACCCTGCCTGCTTCACCCACGCCCACTGGAAGCCAGGCACCTGCCACCGAGCCAGCCCAGACCCGTGACAGCGGCAGCAGCTCCCCTGAGCTGGAGGCTCCAAGGAGTGAAGATGAGGACACGACCGAGGCCACTTCTGGTGTCTTCACTGACTTGTCCAGCGACGGCCCACAGGCTGAGAAACTAGACGTGACACCAGCTTTCCGCTCCCTGCAGAAGCAGGTGGGGACCCCCGACTCCTTGGACTCCCTGGACATCCCGTCCTCGGCCAGTGATGGTGGCTGTGAGGTCTTCAGCCCATCAGCTGTCAGCACCCCTGGTGGGCAGCTCCGAGCCCTGGACAGCGGCTATGACACGGAGAACTACGAGTCCCCTGAGTTCATACTCAAGGAGTCACATGAGCCCTGTGAGCCCGAGGCCTTTGGGGAGCTGGCCTCAGAGGGTGAGAGCCCGGGGCCCGAGACTCGGCTCTCTGCCTCCCTAGGTGGCCTCAGCGAGAAGAATCCCTACCGTGACTCCGCCTACTTCTCAGACCTGGACACGGAGCCAGAGCCCCCCGTGGGCCCCAAGGAGAAGCATGGAGGTGTCCCGGTCCCCAGGCCAGAGCCTGATCTGGACAGCCCGAAGAGCCCCAGGCTGCAGTCTGCACAGCCCTCCCCTGAGCTGGGGGTGCCCGGGGAGGCACAGGGCACTGGACCCAGGCAGGTGCCACCACTGCCGCTGTCACTGTCACTGCCTGAGGACTCTTCCCCAGAGCCAAGCGCCTGCCCCACAGACCCTGGGCGGGAGCCTCCCTGGCCCCAAGACCCAGCCCAGGTGCCGCCCATGCCCAGCCCCGTGAGTTCTAAGATTTTCTTGCTGACTCCAGTCCGGCCAAGCTCAGAAAGCCACCGCCCGGAGctccaggagaccctgggtctGCTGTCAGGGTCAAACCTGCAGGAACGGACCGGGGGCCCAGGTGCCTCCAGAACCCCGCTCTGCCTGGCCCTGCCTGGACTCCCTGTGGCCCCAGAGGGGCGgcctgaggaggaagaggaggacagCGAGGACAGTGACGAGTCGGATGAAGAGCTCCGCTGCTACAGCATCCAGGAGCCGAGTGAGGAGAGCGAGGAGGAGGTGCCGCCCGTCCCAGTGGTGGTGGCGGAGAGCCAGAGCGCGCGCAACTTGCGCAGCCTGCTTAAGATGCCGAGCCTGCTGTCCGAGGCCTTCTGCGAGGACCTGGAGCGCAAGAAGAAAGCTGTGTCCTTCTTCGACGACGTCACTGTCTACCTCTTTGACCAG GAAAGCCCCACCCGAGAGCTCGGGGAGCCCTTCCCTGGTGCCAAGGAGTCACCCCCCACGTTCCCAGTGGGCAGCCCAGGCTCCCCCAGTGCCTCCTGCCGGCCACGGCGGGCTGACCCCTCCCCCGAAGGCCCTGCGACTGAACAGG ACGGAGAGTTCGAGTGGAATGATGGCCTCATGCTGTCGTCGGCCCAAGAGCCGGCCTCGCGCATCCCCGCCGAGACTCCCAAGTCCGTCGCGCCCAGCCCCTTCTCGCGCTTCACCGTCTCACCAGCGCCTGCGTCCCGCTTTTCCATCACGCACGTCTCCGACTCGGACTCCGGGTCCGTGGGAG GTCCTACAGCAGGTGCTGGGGGCAGCTGTAAAGAGGCTTGA